In a single window of the Montipora capricornis isolate CH-2021 chromosome 11, ASM3666992v2, whole genome shotgun sequence genome:
- the LOC138023446 gene encoding uncharacterized protein, which translates to MEKEGFKRCIESLEDDRVQIDRIATDRHVSISSFMNKDRPQINHQYDVWHLSKWVVKKLTCKAQQKGCEELMPWIQSISNHLWWCTATCDGNVVLLREKWKSALHHIVNKHKWTGNTLFHQCGHRRIPSSEAKNICWLKPGSPAHLALEEVVLNTKLLKDLAKLTDFCHTGKIEVYHSMMLKYCSKQEHFSYKGMVARTQLAALDNNANAERPQALVQSGEHAGQERYKACFPKAHKRWVVKPINQKKSYQHLSTLLAQVLERCETGNAVAEPLPVVLPRNIASEPAPSKEDLIANHRSRFNR; encoded by the coding sequence ATGGAGAAGGAAGGTTTCAAACGCTGCATCGAAAGCCTAGAGGATGATAGGGTGCAAATTGACCGGATAGCCACTGACAGACATGTGTCCATCAGCAGCTTCATGAATAAAGATCGTCCTCAAATAAACCACCAATATGATGTCTGGCACCTTTCGAAGTGGGtagtaaaaaaattaacttgtaAGGCACAGCAGAAGGGTTGTGAGGAATTGATGCCCTGGATACAATCCATTTCCAATCATCTTTGGTGGTGTACAGCAACCTGTGATGGAAATGTGGTCCTTTTGCGAGAGAAGTGGAAATCTGCTCTACATCATATAGTAAACAAGCACAAGTGGACAGGCAACACCTTATTTCATCAATGTGGCCACAGGCGGATCCCGTCATCAGAAGCAAAGAACATCTGTTGGCTTAAGCCAGGTTCACCTGCTCACTTAGCTTTGGAAGAAGTTGTGCTCAACACAAAGCTTCTCAAAGACCTGGCTAAGCTAACAGACTTTTGCCACACTGGTAAAATAGAGGTGTACCACTCCATGATGCTGAAATACTGTTCAAAACAGGAGCATTTTTCATACAAAGGCATGGTTGCCAGGACACAACTTGCGGCCTTAGACAACAATGCCAATGCTGAAAGACCACAAGCTTTGGTGCAGTCAGGCGAACATGCTGGTCAAGAAAGGTACAAGGCTTGCTTCCCAAAGGCTCACAAACGTTGGGTTGTGAAGCCTATAAATCAAAAAAAATCTTACCAGCATTTGTCAACCTTGCTTGCACAAGTTCTTGAGCGGTGTGAAACTGGTAATGCTGTTGCAGAACCACTACCTGTTGTTCTTCCCCGCAACATTGCATCAGAACCAGCACCATCAAAAGAAGATTTAATAGCTAATCACCGTTCAAGATTTAACAGATAA